TTGAACATCGGGAATGTGGCTTCGGCATCTTTTTGCGTGTACAGAGGTTTAATGTTTTTTTCTCCGGAACGGAGATGTTTTTTGGTCTTCCACTGCGCTTCCATCTCCTGAATATGGGCGCTGTCGAGAAGCAGTATCTCCAGTAAATCCCTGGTCGGCACGGTGGTGTAAATCTGCCCGTTGAATCCCTTCTGAACCATCCGGGGCAGCAGCCCGGAATGGTCTATATGGGCATGGGTAATAAGGAAAAAATCAATTCTGCCGGGTTCATAAATATCAACATCCCAGTTTCTTTTCTCAATTTCCGCATTCCCCTGGTGCATCCCGCAGTCAACAGCGAACCGATGGCCATTCGTTTCAAGAATGTAGCAGGAGCCTGTTACTGTCCTTGCAGCTCCCATAAATTTTATTTTCATAAAGGCGATCCTCATCACATTGCGAGATTTTTTAACGCGGCCATAATCGGCCTCCGTCATTCATTTCATAGTGCACCCCCTCCTGCAACCATGAAATTTCTTCTATAGCCTTGTAAACTAAGTGATAATCAATGAGGGGGCAGTCTCATAGTAAAATTAGTCCTGTCCATGTAACCCTGTCGCTGATGGGAAAGGAGACCGGTAAACCTGCCTTTTCAGTTGTCGCAATCACATCGATTCCCATCGCTTCCATGGAGGGCCGGGCCTTGAAAGGAACCCGACATTGTATACCGCCATGAATCGCCACACATTCGTCACACAATCGGCAGCAACCTCCGATAAACCCGGCGGCAAAGCGGAATCCCACAGTAAATGCCTCCTTTTCACCTAAATTAACCAGTTCGTGAAGCTTCCTGGCAGGAAGAAAAACTTCTTCAGTAGGAGCTCTTGCAGATTTTTCACTCAGTTCAGAAGAAACCTGGAGAAGAATCGCCTTCTTATATTTTTTAAGAGTTTCGCGAAATTCCGCAACTGACGGCACATGAGGCGGGCACATGAGGTTTTTATTATAACTGTCGCATACGGGAACCTGACATTTCAGGCGGACTCTTTCGTCAATAATGATATCTGCACTATTTATTAAAATAACAGATGAAGCCCCCTGCTCTTTCAGCAGTGAAATGATTGTATGGAGAACTTTTTTATGATTCTTGATCATGGGCACTTCTCATTTCCCGTTTATTTAATTTTTCCTGCTTCCTTCTGAACTAAAACTCGATACCCGCTCTTTCCTTTACACCTGCCGAGTAATGATGTTTTATCTCGTTTATCTCGCTTGCCGTGTCCGCCAGTTCGATAATTTCCGGAGGCGCATACCTGCCCGTCAAAATTACATCTACATTTTGAGCTCTACTTTTTATAGTTTCCACAACGTCATCAAGGGAAATCAATTTAAAGTCGAGGGCAACATTGATCTCATCAAGGATAACCATGTTATACTCACCGGAAGAAAGGGCCTTTCTGGCGATGTTCAACCCCTGCCCGGCAAGTTCAACATCGACAGGCGCGGGGTTTTCCCTCATAACGAAACTGTCGAGGCCGCACTGATAAATCGTTACGCCGGGAAGGTATTTCTCAGCAGCTATTACCTCACCGTATTTCTTTCCCTTCATAAACTGAAGTACCAATACCTTCAAATCGTGGCCTACTGCCCGAA
This region of Deltaproteobacteria bacterium genomic DNA includes:
- a CDS encoding DUF2284 domain-containing protein, whose amino-acid sequence is MIKNHKKVLHTIISLLKEQGASSVILINSADIIIDERVRLKCQVPVCDSYNKNLMCPPHVPSVAEFRETLKKYKKAILLQVSSELSEKSARAPTEEVFLPARKLHELVNLGEKEAFTVGFRFAAGFIGGCCRLCDECVAIHGGIQCRVPFKARPSMEAMGIDVIATTEKAGLPVSFPISDRVTWTGLILL
- a CDS encoding cob(I)yrinic acid a,c-diamide adenosyltransferase, whose translation is MPDIIEKTVSKYHKGLVFVFTGNGKGKTTAAMGQALRAVGHDLKVLVLQFMKGKKYGEVIAAEKYLPGVTIYQCGLDSFVMRENPAPVDVELAGQGLNIARKALSSGEYNMVILDEINVALDFKLISLDDVVETIKSRAQNVDVILTGRYAPPEIIELADTASEINEIKHHYSAGVKERAGIEF